A single genomic interval of Lathyrus oleraceus cultivar Zhongwan6 chromosome 7, CAAS_Psat_ZW6_1.0, whole genome shotgun sequence harbors:
- the LOC127107553 gene encoding uncharacterized protein LOC127107553, producing the protein MSNWSSENAKNAYLQTVKMAKSGKEPDVAEFISAIAAGKNAKLMVVAGASVTDSVILALTSAAQQTHGRVVCISCDQTESRVDKECVEFVVGDAKSLLLSAYKGADFVLVDCDMSNAREVFLAAYKGANKDGALVVGFNVRHRALRWRHLKATYLPIGEGLLVTKIDLNMKKDNDMVVERNKKSHWIVQVDNCTGEEHIFKVTSPCKKVDIEV; encoded by the exons ATGTCGAATTGGTCATCTGAAAATGCCAAGAATGCTTATCTTCAAACTGTTAAAATG GCCAAAAGTGGTAAAGAACCCGATGTAGCCGAGTTCATATCAGCTATTGCGGCCGGAAAGAATGCAAAACTCATGGTTGTAGCTGGTGCGAGTGTAACAGATTCTGTCATACTCGCGCTGACTTCAGCTGCTCAACAAACACACGGCCGTGTGGTGTGCATCTCATGTGACCAAACTGAAAGCCGAGTTGATAAAGAATGTGTTGAGTTTGTTGTAGGAGATGCTAAAAGCCTTCTCTTAAGTGCTTACAAAGGAGCTGATTTTGTTCTTGTAGATTGTGACATGAGTAATGCAAGAGAAGTTTTTCTAGCAGCATATAAAGGTGCCAACAAAGATGGAGCACTTGTGGTAGGGTTTAATGTTAGGCATAGGGCTTTAAGATGGAGACACTTGAAGGCAACATATTTGCCTATTGGAGAGGGGTTGCTTGTGACCAAAATTGATCTTAATATGAAGAAAGATAATGATATGGTTGTTGAAAGGAACAAGAAGAGTCATTGGATTGTTCAAGTAGATAATTGCACCGGAGAGGAACATATATTTAAGGTCACTTCTCCATGTAAGAAAGTAGATATTGAAGTTTGA
- the LOC127104720 gene encoding uncharacterized protein LOC127104720: MKCYNCQRFGHFSRECRLKRKENDADEAKVARQETDDENTLLVVITEENNGMDNSRKLLDNNYCSTEKVQKTRSEKNALVTVRDGVQGSDEWYLDFGCSTHMTGRKDWFVKINQATRSRVRFADNTTLAADGVGDVLIMRRDGGHSLIKDVLYILGIKCNL, from the coding sequence ATGAAGTGTTATAACTGTCAAAGGTTTGGGCATTTTTCGAGAGAATGTCGCTTAAAACGCAAGGAAAATGATGCGGATGAGGCTAAGGTAGCTAGGCAAGAAACGGATGATGAAAATACGCTTCTTGTGGTGATTACGGAGGAGAATAATGGCATGGACAACAGTAGAAAGTTGTTGGACAACAACTACTGCAGTACCGAAAAAGTGCAGAAAACGCGTTCGGAGAAAAACGCATTGGTAACGGTTCGAGATGGAGTTCAAGGTAGTGATGAGTGGTACTTGGATTTTGGTTGTTCGACTCATATGACTGGTAGAAAGGATTGGTTCGTGAAGATCAATCAAGCCACGCGAAGTAGAGTGAGATTCGCAGATAACACGACTTTAGCGGCTGACGGTGTCGGTGATGTTTTAATCATGAGAAGGGATGGTGGTCATTCCTTGATCAAAGATGTATTGTATATTCTTGGAATCAAATGTAATCTTTAA